From a region of the Coregonus clupeaformis isolate EN_2021a unplaced genomic scaffold, ASM2061545v1 scaf2438, whole genome shotgun sequence genome:
- the LOC121538722 gene encoding tonsoku-like protein, giving the protein MFCVSCCPSVYLCPSVVSLDLSENPAVTSVGLHSLLSTQRPLTYLNLQGCQAAGPWDSSSLDGLSEQVQDLWLCSQKLNKLDREELQQTWGQRRLTNAPSL; this is encoded by the exons ATGTTCTGTGTGTCCTGCTGTCCAAGTGTCTACCTCTGTCCCTCCGTGGTGTCTTTGGACCTGTCAGAGAACCCAGCAGTGACCTCAGTGGGACTCCACAGCCTCCTCTCCACCCAGCGACCTTTGACCTATCTCAACCTCCAAG gTTGTCAGGCAGCCGGACCCTGGGACAGCTCTAGTTTGGACGGCCTGTCAGAACAGGTCCAGGACCTGTGGCTGTGCTCACAGAAGCTCAACAAACTGGACCGTGAGGAGCTGCAGCAGACCTGGGGCCAGAGGAGGCTCACTAATGCCCCCTCACTGTAA